Proteins encoded in a region of the Gemmatimonadota bacterium genome:
- a CDS encoding cytochrome c: protein MRHAVALLTTALVVGCGPSGEERARGPSAADSAEGAPVHFGFGSDASEARIAMWDIDVKPDGEGLPPGSGTVAEGQRVYLTYCVACHGATGTEGPNDRLVGTAEWEQWPNGQTVGNYWPYATTLYDYIRKAMPQLTPGTLTSDETYALVGYILNMNGIVPADAVMDATTLPAVEMPARDRFVADDRQGGAEIR, encoded by the coding sequence ATGAGGCACGCGGTCGCGCTATTGACTACCGCGCTCGTCGTTGGCTGTGGGCCGTCCGGAGAGGAGCGGGCACGCGGCCCCAGCGCCGCCGACTCTGCGGAGGGCGCCCCAGTCCATTTTGGCTTCGGCTCTGACGCATCCGAGGCTCGCATCGCGATGTGGGATATCGACGTCAAGCCGGACGGGGAAGGGCTGCCGCCCGGAAGCGGCACCGTCGCCGAGGGCCAGCGCGTCTACCTGACCTACTGCGTCGCGTGTCACGGTGCGACCGGCACCGAGGGCCCGAACGACCGCCTCGTCGGCACCGCCGAGTGGGAGCAGTGGCCGAACGGCCAGACCGTGGGCAACTACTGGCCGTACGCGACCACGCTGTACGACTACATCAGAAAGGCGATGCCGCAGCTGACCCCGGGCACTTTGACGAGCGACGAGACCTACGCTCTAGTCGGCTACATCCTGAACATGAACGGCATCGTGCCGGCTGACGCCGTCATGGATGCGACGACCCTGCCGGCTGTCGAGATGCCTGCCCGCGATCGCTTCGTGGCGGACGATCGTCAAGGCGGGGCGGAGATCCGCTAG